The Corynebacterium poyangense genome includes a window with the following:
- a CDS encoding YraN family protein translates to MARIKHNVLLGKAGESHAAQIYQAQGGSVLGRNVRYPGGEIDLIVKERDGTVVFIEVKTRTRTDFGGAEAVTADKIRRLRRAIAAWLREHHVQQIRIDVVEIQSGTVRIFKGVEDGAC, encoded by the coding sequence GTGGCACGCATCAAACACAACGTGTTGCTTGGCAAAGCTGGCGAGTCTCATGCTGCACAGATCTACCAAGCACAAGGGGGCAGTGTTCTCGGCCGCAATGTCAGATACCCGGGTGGCGAAATTGATCTCATCGTCAAGGAACGAGACGGAACCGTCGTGTTTATTGAGGTCAAGACTCGCACTAGAACAGATTTTGGAGGTGCTGAGGCGGTCACTGCAGATAAAATCCGACGACTACGGCGAGCCATTGCTGCCTGGCTCCGGGAACATCACGTCCAGCAGATACGGATTGATGTCGTAGAGATCCAATCCGGCACTGTTCGCATTTTCAAGGGGGTTGAGGATGGGGCTTGCTAG
- a CDS encoding DUF2469 domain-containing protein, whose product MSAEELDNYEAEVELSLYREYRDVVSQFSYVVETERRFYLANAVELIPHTKGSDVYYEVRMSDAWVWDMYRSARFVRYVRVITYKDVNIEELDKPDIMMPES is encoded by the coding sequence ATGAGCGCTGAGGAACTGGATAATTACGAAGCTGAGGTTGAACTTTCGCTGTACCGGGAATATCGGGATGTGGTTAGCCAATTTTCCTACGTTGTGGAAACAGAGCGGCGATTTTATTTAGCTAATGCGGTGGAATTAATTCCGCATACTAAGGGCTCTGATGTTTATTATGAAGTGCGGATGTCTGATGCCTGGGTATGGGATATGTACCGGTCCGCACGATTTGTTCGGTATGTTCGTGTTATTACATATAAAGACGTCAATATTGAGGAACTAGATAAGCCGGACATCATGATGCCCGAGTCTTAA
- a CDS encoding ribonuclease HII, translated as MNSGRVRNLKHLRTYEVALSKADLGPVAGVDEAGRGACCGPMTVAACVLPDEPIQQLATLTDSKKLTAQRRALLAPLIKKYAISWSIIHIPAADIDLWGIQHANISGMRRAVTALDLRPGYVLIDAMRVPGLTIPSLPIIGGDGYVRCIAAASVLAKQARDELMVRMDQDYPEYGLKNHKGYGTSAHLEAVRRHGACPEHRYSYANIKAAHHEWLNNQISEEKGNHER; from the coding sequence ATGAATTCTGGGCGTGTGCGAAATCTTAAACACCTGCGGACCTATGAAGTAGCGTTGAGTAAAGCTGATCTGGGGCCGGTAGCTGGAGTAGATGAAGCCGGACGGGGTGCATGTTGTGGTCCCATGACGGTGGCTGCTTGCGTCCTTCCGGATGAACCAATTCAGCAGCTAGCGACATTGACCGATTCAAAGAAATTAACTGCTCAACGTCGTGCTTTGTTAGCGCCACTGATTAAAAAATATGCGATCTCGTGGTCAATTATTCACATTCCGGCTGCTGATATTGACTTATGGGGAATTCAGCACGCCAATATCTCAGGAATGCGAAGGGCAGTAACTGCTTTAGATCTTCGACCGGGCTATGTGCTGATTGATGCGATGAGGGTGCCGGGATTAACTATTCCTTCGCTGCCAATTATCGGTGGAGATGGCTATGTGCGATGTATTGCTGCAGCCAGCGTTTTAGCGAAACAAGCACGGGATGAACTCATGGTGAGGATGGATCAGGACTATCCAGAATATGGATTGAAAAATCACAAGGGGTATGGAACTTCTGCTCATCTGGAAGCGGTGCGCCGTCACGGAGCTTGCCCGGAACACCGATATAGTTATGCCAATATCAAAGCTGCGCATCACGAGTGGCTAAATAACCAGATTTCAGAAGAGAAGGGAAACCATGAGCGCTGA
- the lepB gene encoding signal peptidase I — translation MTDSFRISAPEDDTTTPRDSQPTSHHRVRKERKQLPWYVEIPLVIVITLALIFVIQTFIGRMYVIPSQSMEPTLHGCTGCTGDRIVVDKVTYHFSDPQPGDVVVFKGAPSWDTSFISQRSENPFIRGIQNGLSYVGLVAPDENDLVKRIIATGGQTVSCLPGDPGIMVDGKQIDSAYILSPPTYPVDPQIGSTECGGPYFGPITVPADHYFMMGDNRTNSKDSRYHLGDEFQGTIPRENIRGKVQAIVFPFSRIGAVESRDIHNQ, via the coding sequence GTGACTGATTCTTTCCGCATCTCCGCTCCCGAGGACGACACGACGACTCCCCGAGACTCCCAGCCAACTTCTCATCACCGTGTTCGCAAGGAACGCAAGCAATTGCCGTGGTATGTGGAAATACCACTCGTCATCGTCATTACATTGGCACTCATTTTTGTTATCCAAACGTTTATTGGTCGGATGTACGTAATTCCGAGCCAATCGATGGAACCGACCTTGCACGGCTGTACCGGCTGTACCGGAGATCGAATAGTGGTAGATAAGGTCACGTATCACTTTTCTGATCCTCAACCCGGTGACGTCGTAGTTTTCAAAGGTGCTCCTTCCTGGGATACGTCATTTATTTCGCAACGTTCAGAAAACCCTTTTATTCGTGGAATTCAAAACGGTTTATCCTATGTTGGATTAGTGGCACCGGATGAGAATGATTTAGTGAAGCGCATTATTGCTACCGGAGGGCAAACGGTGTCCTGTTTGCCGGGGGATCCTGGGATTATGGTCGACGGTAAACAAATCGACAGCGCCTATATTCTTTCCCCGCCAACCTACCCGGTAGACCCGCAAATCGGGTCTACCGAATGCGGCGGCCCCTACTTTGGCCCCATTACAGTCCCCGCTGACCATTACTTCATGATGGGAGACAACCGTACAAATTCCAAGGATTCTCGCTACCACCTGGGAGATGAATTCCAAGGAACAATCCCACGGGAAAATATTCGCGGTAAGGTTCAGGCGATTGTCTTTCCGTTTAGTCGAATTGGCGCAGTGGAATCCCGAGACATTCACAATCAATAG
- the rplS gene encoding 50S ribosomal protein L19: protein MNILDKVDAAQLRDDVPDFRPGDTLDVHVKVIEGDNVRTQLFKGVVIRRQGSGIRETFTVRKVSFGIGVERTFPVHSPNIDHIDVVRRGAVRRAKLYYLRELRGKAARIKEKR, encoded by the coding sequence ATGAATATTCTTGACAAGGTTGATGCAGCACAGCTGCGCGATGATGTACCTGATTTCCGCCCCGGCGATACCCTCGACGTTCACGTCAAGGTTATCGAAGGCGACAATGTCCGTACCCAGTTGTTTAAGGGCGTGGTGATCCGCCGGCAGGGCAGTGGTATCCGCGAGACCTTTACCGTGCGTAAGGTTTCTTTCGGTATCGGTGTTGAACGTACCTTCCCAGTTCACTCCCCGAATATCGATCATATTGACGTTGTTCGTCGCGGTGCTGTACGTCGTGCGAAGTTGTACTATCTGCGTGAATTGCGTGGCAAGGCAGCCCGCATCAAGGAAAAGCGCTAA
- a CDS encoding ATP-binding cassette domain-containing protein translates to MAHPAQMSSPNNSTTTQPTSVRKIPLDDARDRTFQFMSFLLVLLKTLALSFICVVIGHSLGDFFSSTRVPASFPWIPLFCWTVIAAGAEGLRLNLEHISARLSQWRYQDRLLAHVFRRGPAQLAKERRGALISLLSQGTTRIAEYRQTYLGHAIGGIFSPVVVLIVMACYADPVTAAWLCVTVPVLPLLLGSFSHVTRKVSTRSRQARARLSARYLDALRGLENLTITGAAPRVSQELAELGEANRREIMRVLAANQLILFIIDAGFYLAFISTSTALALWRVGRGELDVGDGLAICLLSILLLAPMSEIGGFFYVGMAGRAQQRAFRGFLGTSIPPGTTSSSPYPDQVMRHGSSHCVGEKDAPELQITDLRFRYPSASLPVLDQVNITFERGKFYGIAGRSGSGKTTLLRLLSGVLTPEHGTLKINGHPCGCVDLREASAVVNQFTWLFSGTIRENLLLAHPAATEEEMWVALKKARLDHEVQLFPQGLDTRIGEGGAGLSGGQAQRLSFARALLSGRRLLILDEPTAHIDRVSEGFLLEGLRNLGSDYTIIMSTHRENSFHYVDSLIDISELGVKK, encoded by the coding sequence ATGGCACATCCAGCTCAGATGTCGTCGCCAAATAACAGCACGACCACGCAACCAACGTCGGTGCGAAAAATACCGCTCGATGATGCGCGTGATCGAACATTCCAGTTCATGAGTTTTCTGCTGGTGCTGCTAAAAACCCTCGCGCTTTCTTTCATCTGCGTGGTTATTGGCCATAGCCTCGGGGATTTTTTCTCCTCGACGAGAGTGCCTGCATCTTTCCCGTGGATACCGTTGTTCTGCTGGACCGTCATTGCAGCAGGAGCTGAAGGCCTGAGACTCAACCTGGAACACATCAGTGCCCGACTAAGCCAGTGGCGCTACCAAGACCGCCTCCTCGCCCACGTCTTCCGGCGCGGCCCAGCCCAGCTCGCCAAGGAACGCCGAGGTGCGTTGATTTCGCTTCTCAGTCAAGGCACCACTCGCATCGCCGAGTACCGCCAAACTTATCTAGGACACGCCATCGGCGGCATTTTTTCACCAGTCGTGGTGCTCATCGTCATGGCTTGTTATGCCGATCCAGTGACCGCAGCTTGGCTCTGCGTAACTGTTCCAGTACTCCCACTCCTGCTCGGCAGTTTTTCCCACGTCACTCGGAAAGTATCGACGCGTTCACGCCAAGCCCGCGCACGTCTCTCTGCCCGCTATCTCGATGCTTTGCGTGGCTTAGAGAATCTCACCATCACTGGAGCAGCACCCCGAGTGTCCCAGGAACTAGCTGAGCTGGGAGAAGCTAACCGTCGCGAGATCATGCGGGTTTTAGCTGCTAACCAGTTAATTCTTTTTATTATTGACGCAGGGTTTTATCTTGCTTTCATTAGCACTTCCACCGCCTTAGCGTTATGGCGGGTCGGACGCGGTGAACTCGACGTCGGGGACGGACTCGCTATTTGCCTACTCAGTATCTTGTTGCTGGCCCCGATGTCTGAAATCGGCGGATTTTTCTATGTCGGCATGGCGGGCCGAGCCCAACAACGCGCATTCCGTGGTTTCCTCGGAACCTCAATACCTCCGGGAACAACCTCTTCGTCTCCTTATCCTGATCAGGTGATGAGGCACGGTTCCTCACACTGCGTGGGAGAAAAAGACGCCCCTGAATTACAGATCACGGATCTGAGGTTCCGCTATCCATCTGCTTCTCTTCCGGTTCTTGATCAAGTGAATATCACCTTTGAGCGAGGGAAGTTTTATGGCATAGCAGGGCGGTCAGGATCCGGGAAAACCACGCTTCTCCGGCTGCTGAGTGGTGTACTCACCCCAGAACACGGCACGCTGAAAATTAACGGTCATCCCTGCGGTTGCGTCGATCTTAGAGAAGCCAGCGCCGTCGTTAATCAATTCACCTGGTTATTTTCCGGAACAATCCGAGAGAATCTACTGCTTGCTCACCCAGCAGCTACTGAGGAAGAGATGTGGGTGGCACTGAAAAAAGCTCGATTAGATCACGAAGTTCAGCTTTTCCCGCAAGGACTTGATACTCGGATCGGCGAAGGAGGAGCTGGCCTATCAGGTGGACAAGCGCAACGTCTTTCCTTCGCTCGAGCGTTGTTATCAGGCCGTCGCCTCCTTATCCTCGATGAACCCACTGCTCATATTGATCGGGTATCAGAAGGCTTTTTGCTCGAGGGGCTCAGAAACTTAGGATCGGATTACACCATCATTATGTCTACTCACCGCGAAAACTCTTTCCACTATGTAGATTCGCTCATTGATATCTCCGAACTGGGGGTGAAGAAGTGA
- a CDS encoding amino acid ABC transporter ATP-binding/permease protein, whose translation MVSWLLAQTRPVLAPLAWSTLCRIGDHLLGCFLLGLSAWGVFSYAIAWHNGAGFSTSVLTTIVVTMVLVCLLKALLHYGEQFLGHLVAFKALELLRTNLFSSLIPRSPALVCARSSSGSGDLLSRITSDIDGIEVFFAHSIAPIISSVVVPFFLLGGIGILISPSLAFTAALVVVITWCLLLIVGWKSTTTAAESRLRSTGQINQHLSDTIHGLAEVIGYNAVQRRTNELTTLRHTSIASSQRIGFWLSTRRIFTTAGQVLSVILPLWAVWSDLTTGQLSVQWCAVALILLWRQWETIDGVEACATALHTALSGARRIYEVAHSPLPILDGTTPFPTDHAPDITWNNVYFSYPEEGEQLRGAHLKSFTAQAHSGQWTTFIGRTGSGKSTVIRLLLRYWEPTQGTILINDTDLSQFSRRDLYASVGVVAQHSSLMSGTIADNLSLATPHITDSQMWEALHAVGLAEEITSQGGLAASVGEAGSSLSGGQQQRLAIAAMLLKRPSLVILDEATSHLNPPLAAQVRHHIRDFLPNATVIEISHSADREDPLIDQVINLDGGKIIETSQRD comes from the coding sequence ATGGTGTCGTGGTTACTAGCACAAACTCGCCCGGTACTAGCGCCCTTAGCATGGTCTACCTTGTGCCGTATCGGGGATCACCTTTTAGGATGTTTCCTGCTTGGGCTCTCCGCATGGGGAGTTTTCTCCTATGCCATCGCGTGGCACAACGGGGCAGGATTTAGCACCTCGGTGTTAACCACCATTGTGGTCACTATGGTCCTGGTCTGTCTCCTTAAAGCCCTCCTCCACTACGGGGAACAATTCCTCGGTCACCTCGTCGCTTTCAAAGCCCTGGAATTGCTCCGCACGAACCTTTTTAGCTCACTGATCCCCCGATCCCCGGCACTAGTATGCGCCCGGTCATCCTCCGGATCCGGTGACCTCTTAAGCCGAATTACCAGCGATATTGACGGCATTGAAGTGTTTTTTGCACACTCCATCGCGCCGATAATTTCCTCTGTTGTCGTTCCATTCTTCCTCCTGGGAGGAATCGGCATCCTCATTTCACCATCGTTGGCATTCACCGCGGCGCTCGTTGTGGTCATCACGTGGTGTCTGCTTTTGATCGTGGGCTGGAAAAGCACAACCACTGCGGCAGAATCCCGGCTGCGTTCTACTGGTCAGATCAACCAACATCTCAGCGATACCATTCATGGTCTTGCAGAAGTCATCGGATATAACGCTGTCCAACGAAGAACCAACGAGTTAACCACGTTGCGCCACACCAGCATCGCCTCTTCCCAAAGAATTGGTTTTTGGTTATCTACTCGACGTATCTTCACTACCGCCGGGCAGGTTCTCAGTGTCATCCTCCCGCTGTGGGCAGTATGGTCAGATCTCACTACCGGGCAACTCAGTGTGCAATGGTGCGCCGTGGCATTAATACTGCTATGGCGCCAGTGGGAGACGATCGATGGTGTGGAGGCGTGCGCCACAGCTCTCCACACCGCTTTAAGCGGTGCACGCCGGATCTATGAGGTGGCTCATTCTCCGCTTCCTATCCTTGATGGAACAACCCCCTTCCCCACCGATCACGCCCCGGACATTACCTGGAATAACGTCTACTTCTCTTATCCAGAAGAAGGAGAACAGCTCCGAGGTGCGCACTTAAAGTCTTTCACCGCACAGGCTCATTCTGGTCAATGGACTACATTTATCGGCCGAACTGGCTCTGGAAAATCTACAGTTATTCGGCTTCTGCTGCGCTACTGGGAACCAACCCAAGGCACGATCCTTATCAACGACACCGATCTTTCTCAGTTCTCTCGCCGTGATCTCTATGCTTCAGTTGGAGTAGTAGCTCAACACAGCAGTCTGATGAGCGGAACAATAGCCGATAACCTTTCGCTAGCTACCCCGCACATCACAGATTCCCAGATGTGGGAGGCTCTTCACGCGGTGGGCTTAGCCGAAGAAATCACCTCCCAGGGGGGATTGGCGGCATCGGTGGGTGAAGCAGGAAGCTCGTTGTCCGGGGGCCAACAGCAACGGCTCGCTATTGCAGCGATGCTGCTAAAACGTCCATCCTTGGTAATCCTCGACGAGGCTACCTCACATCTCAACCCACCCCTAGCCGCACAGGTCCGCCATCACATCCGAGACTTTCTGCCGAACGCCACCGTCATAGAGATTAGTCATAGTGCAGATCGTGAGGATCCACTTATTGACCAGGTCATCAACCTTGATGGTGGGAAAATTATCGAGACCTCACAGCGGGACTAG
- a CDS encoding Tex family protein — protein MIARTIAQELNVKEHQVSSALKLLEDGNTVPFIARYRKEATEGLDDAQLRHIEERFAYLKELAERKEAIIAAIDEQGKLTSDLRSLIDSCDSKARLEDLYLPFKRRRTTKADKARQAGIAPLVDTLIAHPTQHPDSLAKEYITEGYPDTAAVLAGAKAILIDRFATDPDMVGAIREKMYREGVLISRVVADKATEGAKYRDYFDFSEAFSSLPSHRILALVRGEKEGFLHLTFEPGDDESYQHMIAAQFELATKESDFLRDAVRFGWRTKLEVSAALDIRNRLREFAETQALDVFQRNLRDLLLAAPAGQRTTLGLDPGYRNGVKAAVVDATGKVLDTAVVYPHQPRQQWDEAVQVLAQLCAEYRVELIAVGNGTASRESDKLAHEVADLIAQAGGRRPIPVVVSEAGASVYSASPVAAEEFPDMDVSLRGAVSIARRLQDPLAELVKIDPQAIGVGQYQHDVNQSLLARGLDAVVEDAVNAVGVDVNSASASLLARVAGITATLAENIVSYRDEHGAFATRQELHKVPRLGPKAFEQCAGFLRIRNGQEPLDSSAVHPESYPVVKKICHTTGLNVSELIANSAVLSKLNPADFADSTVGIPTVSDILSELEKPGRDPRPEFKTARFHEGVKQISDVQPGMILEGTVTNVAAFGAFVDIGVHHDGLIHVSAMSTSFVRDPHDVVRSGQVVKVKVVEVDEHRKRIGLSLRLDDEPGEASTSKPRAKRKSVSPAEQKHRSGKRRTHNSQRQSQRSPSGAMADALRQAGFGS, from the coding sequence ATGATCGCACGCACAATAGCTCAGGAACTCAATGTTAAGGAACACCAAGTTTCCTCTGCGCTGAAGCTTCTCGAGGACGGCAATACCGTTCCTTTTATTGCCCGCTACCGAAAAGAAGCTACTGAGGGTTTAGATGACGCCCAGTTGCGGCATATAGAGGAACGGTTCGCATATCTGAAAGAGCTAGCAGAGCGCAAAGAAGCCATCATCGCAGCTATTGATGAGCAGGGGAAGCTGACGTCGGACTTACGTAGTCTCATTGACTCGTGCGATTCTAAGGCTCGGCTAGAGGATCTGTATCTTCCCTTTAAGAGGAGGCGGACGACGAAGGCTGATAAGGCCCGTCAAGCCGGAATTGCACCGTTGGTGGACACTCTGATCGCTCACCCTACGCAGCACCCAGACTCCTTAGCAAAGGAGTACATCACCGAGGGGTATCCTGATACAGCTGCGGTCTTAGCAGGTGCTAAAGCGATCTTAATTGATCGTTTCGCTACTGACCCTGACATGGTGGGGGCTATTCGGGAAAAGATGTACCGCGAAGGGGTTTTGATATCTCGAGTGGTAGCTGACAAAGCGACGGAGGGAGCTAAGTACCGAGATTATTTTGATTTCTCTGAAGCCTTTAGCTCGTTGCCATCACATCGAATTCTGGCTCTAGTCCGAGGCGAAAAGGAGGGTTTTCTCCACCTCACATTTGAGCCGGGTGATGACGAGTCTTACCAGCACATGATTGCGGCGCAATTCGAGCTAGCGACAAAGGAGTCAGACTTTCTTCGCGATGCAGTTCGGTTTGGTTGGCGCACAAAATTAGAGGTGTCTGCTGCCTTGGATATCCGCAATAGATTGCGGGAATTTGCTGAAACTCAAGCTCTCGACGTCTTTCAGCGCAATCTTCGGGATTTGCTCCTGGCTGCTCCTGCCGGGCAGCGAACCACACTTGGACTTGATCCTGGTTACCGAAATGGGGTAAAAGCTGCGGTGGTGGATGCTACCGGGAAAGTTCTCGATACTGCAGTTGTCTATCCCCATCAACCACGTCAGCAATGGGATGAAGCGGTTCAGGTACTTGCCCAATTGTGCGCTGAGTATCGAGTAGAGCTGATCGCCGTTGGCAACGGTACTGCGAGTCGAGAAAGCGATAAATTAGCTCACGAGGTCGCTGATCTTATCGCTCAAGCTGGGGGGCGGCGGCCGATTCCGGTGGTGGTGTCCGAAGCTGGGGCATCAGTTTATTCTGCGTCACCAGTAGCAGCAGAAGAATTTCCTGACATGGATGTGTCACTGCGTGGGGCGGTGTCTATTGCCCGACGCCTCCAAGACCCTCTCGCGGAACTAGTGAAAATTGATCCCCAAGCCATTGGGGTAGGGCAGTACCAACACGACGTCAACCAGAGTCTGCTGGCCCGTGGTTTGGATGCAGTGGTAGAAGATGCCGTCAATGCAGTCGGTGTAGATGTCAATTCAGCTTCAGCGTCGTTGCTTGCTCGGGTAGCGGGTATTACGGCTACGCTCGCTGAAAATATTGTGTCTTATCGTGATGAACATGGCGCTTTTGCGACGCGCCAAGAGCTGCATAAAGTCCCGCGCCTAGGCCCCAAAGCATTCGAGCAGTGTGCCGGCTTCTTAAGAATCCGTAATGGCCAAGAGCCCTTGGACTCTTCTGCGGTGCACCCCGAGTCCTATCCAGTTGTTAAAAAAATCTGTCACACCACGGGGTTAAATGTCAGCGAGCTGATTGCTAATTCAGCTGTCTTATCAAAGCTCAATCCTGCTGATTTTGCGGATTCTACGGTCGGTATCCCTACGGTGAGCGATATTCTCAGTGAGCTCGAAAAGCCCGGACGAGATCCCCGTCCTGAGTTCAAGACGGCCCGCTTCCACGAGGGTGTGAAACAGATTTCCGACGTCCAACCGGGGATGATCCTGGAAGGCACGGTGACTAACGTGGCTGCGTTCGGGGCTTTTGTAGACATCGGAGTTCACCACGATGGGCTGATCCATGTATCGGCGATGTCCACGAGCTTCGTTCGTGACCCTCATGATGTGGTTCGCTCTGGACAAGTGGTGAAAGTCAAAGTGGTGGAGGTTGATGAACACCGCAAGAGGATCGGTCTTAGCCTTCGCCTAGATGATGAACCTGGTGAAGCCTCGACCTCGAAACCCCGAGCCAAAAGGAAGTCTGTTTCCCCAGCGGAACAGAAACATCGCTCAGGAAAACGTCGAACCCATAACTCTCAACGACAATCTCAGCGGTCACCATCTGGTGCTATGGCCGACGCATTACGACAAGCCGGTTTTGGCTCCTAG
- a CDS encoding chymotrypsin family serine protease, whose amino-acid sequence MSRRLGTFFLVLLILSGVWGLRNYASSWFEEFSPDSPHLRASSLPSVPTTTFPTQVLQDAENSGIQVVVPRDPLWAPGTTFGIIPPVPNPDTFTLCTSAFSFRAPDVDNSAVSRNYAVTAGHCGQVGDKIYALDKDGQPDLHQPLGTFRYSSLMPQNDGSFEDWGLIEITNPQTPVAPPQPAIPTVLAAEPLPCKYGGTTLETCGFINDDQIDLFTLDLGNGHEADIKSLIPHICQRPGDSGGPHYISVGNYKVIYGIASSVHLDGSPDTRCRDSAEEEAGVAPMWGVLDAIRHSYPDAYLDFHRIQ is encoded by the coding sequence ATGAGCCGCCGACTAGGAACCTTTTTCCTTGTTCTCCTAATACTGTCCGGAGTTTGGGGGTTAAGGAATTATGCTTCCTCCTGGTTTGAGGAGTTCTCACCGGATAGCCCCCACCTTCGTGCTTCTTCACTGCCTTCCGTACCAACCACTACGTTTCCTACCCAGGTGCTCCAAGACGCTGAAAACTCAGGTATCCAGGTGGTGGTTCCCCGCGATCCTCTCTGGGCCCCCGGCACCACCTTCGGAATTATCCCACCCGTTCCTAACCCAGATACCTTCACTCTGTGCACCAGCGCTTTTTCTTTCCGCGCCCCCGATGTTGACAACTCCGCTGTCTCGCGCAACTACGCAGTAACCGCAGGTCATTGTGGGCAAGTAGGAGATAAAATCTATGCCCTTGATAAAGATGGCCAGCCGGATCTTCATCAACCCCTAGGAACTTTTCGTTACTCATCCTTGATGCCCCAGAATGATGGATCCTTCGAAGACTGGGGGCTCATTGAGATTACAAATCCTCAAACCCCCGTGGCACCTCCCCAACCAGCCATCCCCACCGTCTTAGCGGCAGAACCGCTTCCGTGTAAATACGGCGGAACAACCCTAGAGACATGTGGCTTCATCAACGATGATCAAATCGATCTCTTCACTCTGGATCTAGGTAATGGACACGAAGCTGATATTAAAAGCCTTATTCCTCATATCTGTCAACGACCAGGAGACAGCGGTGGGCCGCACTATATTTCAGTGGGGAACTATAAAGTTATTTATGGGATTGCTAGTTCGGTGCATTTAGATGGTTCTCCCGACACTAGGTGCCGGGACAGTGCCGAGGAAGAAGCCGGCGTAGCTCCGATGTGGGGAGTGCTAGATGCTATTCGGCACTCCTATCCCGACGCCTACCTGGATTTTCATCGTATCCAGTGA
- the trmD gene encoding tRNA (guanosine(37)-N1)-methyltransferase TrmD, with protein MQIDVISIFPEYLDPLRHALLGRAIEQGTLQVRVHNLRQWATGVHQAVDSAPCGGGPGMVMKPDVWGPALDDVAQAHGPAAHADVWRSSLPHQRQQRHDQRQGYIPSGYDRPRDCTETEDPSLPLLLVPTPAGIPFTQAQAQTWSTESHIVFACGRYEGIDQRVFSDAQKRYRVREVSIGDYVLIGGEVATLVITEAIVRLIPGVLGNHQSHENDSFSDGLLEGPSFTKPRQWRGLDVPEILFSGNHANIDRWRRDQALLRTMQRRPDLLSTIELSPEDRRCLELGHSPVDDSHQPRG; from the coding sequence ATGCAAATTGATGTAATCAGCATCTTCCCGGAATACCTCGACCCTCTCCGCCATGCATTGCTGGGGCGCGCAATTGAACAAGGCACTCTTCAAGTCCGGGTTCACAATCTTCGGCAGTGGGCCACCGGTGTGCATCAAGCAGTCGACAGTGCCCCCTGTGGCGGGGGGCCGGGAATGGTGATGAAACCCGATGTGTGGGGTCCTGCTTTAGATGATGTTGCTCAAGCCCACGGTCCGGCTGCTCATGCTGATGTGTGGCGTAGCTCCTTGCCACACCAACGGCAGCAACGTCACGATCAACGACAAGGCTATATTCCCTCTGGCTATGACCGGCCCCGCGATTGCACCGAAACCGAGGACCCCTCCTTACCATTGTTACTTGTCCCGACTCCCGCAGGAATCCCGTTTACCCAAGCCCAGGCTCAAACCTGGTCCACGGAGAGTCACATTGTCTTTGCCTGCGGTCGTTATGAAGGGATAGACCAACGGGTGTTTAGCGACGCTCAGAAGCGTTATCGGGTGAGAGAGGTATCCATCGGAGACTATGTTCTCATTGGTGGAGAAGTAGCAACGTTGGTCATCACCGAAGCTATTGTCCGCCTAATCCCCGGAGTTTTAGGAAATCACCAAAGCCATGAGAACGACAGCTTTTCGGATGGCCTTTTAGAAGGCCCCAGCTTTACCAAACCTAGACAGTGGCGAGGTCTAGATGTACCTGAGATCCTTTTTTCCGGAAATCACGCCAATATAGACCGTTGGCGCAGAGATCAAGCGCTACTAAGAACCATGCAGCGACGCCCGGATTTACTCTCCACGATTGAGCTATCCCCGGAAGACCGCAGATGTCTTGAATTGGGGCATTCTCCGGTTGACGATAGTCACCAACCGCGAGGCTAG
- the rimM gene encoding ribosome maturation factor RimM (Essential for efficient processing of 16S rRNA): protein MELMIGRVIKSHGVRGEVAIEVTTDEPAQRFAVGQVLRGVQNNKEHQLTITAVRPHQGRLLVKFAEIKDRTSADSLRGTRFMAPPREPDDDGFYDHELEGLTVFHDGTQIGTITGVSHLPRNTLLEVELHTGKNCLIPFVHAIVPEVDVAAGKVAITPPDGLLEL from the coding sequence ATGGAGCTGATGATTGGCAGAGTGATAAAGTCCCACGGGGTGCGCGGTGAAGTTGCGATTGAGGTGACTACTGATGAACCAGCACAACGGTTCGCTGTCGGCCAAGTACTTCGAGGTGTTCAAAATAACAAGGAACACCAGCTCACCATTACTGCGGTGCGTCCACACCAAGGGCGTCTATTAGTGAAATTCGCTGAGATCAAGGATCGGACTTCAGCTGATTCTTTGCGTGGGACGAGGTTTATGGCTCCACCCCGTGAGCCGGATGATGATGGGTTTTATGACCATGAGCTAGAGGGATTGACTGTTTTTCATGATGGTACTCAGATTGGCACCATTACGGGTGTCTCCCATCTTCCCCGCAACACGCTGTTAGAAGTTGAGCTACACACCGGAAAGAACTGTCTAATACCTTTCGTCCACGCCATTGTCCCTGAGGTGGATGTAGCTGCCGGAAAAGTAGCGATCACCCCTCCGGATGGTCTGTTGGAGCTGTAA